ggtttatcaattttgtttatcttctcaaagaaccagcttttagttttattgatctttgctatcatttccttcatttctttttcatttatttctgatctgagttttatgatttatttccttctgctaactttggggtttttttgttctttctctaactgcCTTAGggataaggttaggttgtttatttgagatgtttcttgtttcttcaggtaggattgtattgctataaacttccctcttagaactgctattgctgcatcccataggttttgggtcatcgtgttttcattgtcatttgtttctaggtatgttttgatttcctctttgatttcttcagtgatctcttggttatatactagtgtattgttcagcctccatgtgtttgtattttttacagattttttcctgtaattgatatctagtctcatagcgttgtggtcggaaaagatacttgatacgatttcaattttcttaaatttaccaaggcttgatttgtgacccaagatataatctatcctagagaatgttccatgagcacttgagaagaaagtgtattctattgtttttggatggaatgtcctataaatatcaattaagtccatcttgtttaatgtatcatttaaagcttgtgtttccttatttattttcattttggatgatctgtccattggtgaaagtggaatGTTAAAGTCCCATACGATGACTGTGTTACATTTattgttgttagcatttgccttatgtattgaggtgctcttatgttgagtgcataaatatttacaattgttgtatcttcttcttggattgattccttgatcattatgtagtgtccttctttgactCCTGTAATAGActttatattaaagtctattttgtctgatatcagaattgctactccagctttcttttttgccagttttttaaaaatttatttatttatttttggctgtgttgggtcttcgtttctgtgcgagggctttctctagttgtggcaagcgggggccactcttcatcatggtgcgcaggcctctcactatcgcgtccagctttcttttgatttccatttgcatggaatatctttttccatcccctcaatttcagtctgtatgtgtccctaggtctgaagtgggtctcttatagacagcatatatacgggtcttgtttttgtattcattcagccagtctatgtcttttggttggagcatttagttcatttacatttaaggtaattatcgatatgtatgttcctattactattttcttaattttagggggtttgttattgtaggtcttttctttctcttgtgatttctgcctagagaagttcctttattatttgttgtaaagctggcttaagaatgaaattagaacactccctaacaccatacacaaaataactcaaaatggattaaagacctaaatgtaagtccacacactataaaactcttagaggaaaacatagtcagaacactctatgacataaatcacagcaagatcctttttgaccacctcctagagaaatggaaataaaaccaaaaataaacaaatgggatctaatgaatgttaaaagcttttgcacagcaaaggacaccttaaacaagatgaaaagacagctctcagaatgggagaaaatatttgcaaatgaagcagctgacaaaggattaaagtCCAAAATTtacaacagctcatgcagctcaatatcaaaaaaaacaaacaaccttatccaaaaatgggcagaagacctaaaaagacatttctccaaagaagatatacagattgccaacaaacacatgaaaggatgctcaacatcactaatcattagagaagtgcaaatcaaaactgcaatgaggtatcacctcacaccagtcagaatagccatcatcaaaaagtctacaaagaataaatgctggagaggatgtgaagaaaagggaacccttttgcactgtgggtgggaatgtaaattgatacagccactatagagaacagtatggaggttccttaaaaatagaactaccatatgacccagcaatcccactactgggcatataccctgagaaaaccataattcaaaaagagtcatgtaccacaatgttcattgcagctctgtttacaatagccaggacatggaagcaacctaagtgtccatcaacagatgaacggataaggaagatgtggcacatatatacaatggaatattactcagccataaagaaacgaaattgagttatttgtagtgaggtggatggacctagagtctgtcatacagagtgaagtaaagagaaaaacaaatactgtatgctaacacatatatatggaatctaaaaaaaaaaaaatggttctgaagaacctaggggcgggacaggaataaagacacagatgtagagaacggacttgaggacaaagggagggggaagggtaagctgggatgaagtgagagagtggcatggacatatatacactaccaaatgtaaaatagatagctagtgggaagcacccacatagcacagggagatcagctcggtgctttgtgtccacctagagaggtggaatagggagggtaggagggagatgcaagagggagatgatatggtgatatatgtatacgtatacctgattcactttgttataaagcagaaactaacacaccattgtaaagcaattatactccaataaagatgttaaaaaaataaaaaaacaaacaaaaaaaataaaatgtttaaaaaaaagaaaaaaagatccatatttcagttttttggataaatacacacagaagtgggattactggatcatattgtatttttatttttaatattttgaggaatgtATGTACTCTTTTCCAAAAGGaatgtacaattttacattcccaccaaccatgtACAAGGTTTCCAGTTTCTCACACATTCACCaacatattcaaatattcattcctatcttttcttttttggttaataaccattctaataagtatgaggtgatacatcattgtggtctaatttgcatttcactgaccataaaagaaaaatttattaactTGTCttcaccatattttaaaattgctgcttttcaaaagacattgataagaaaataaataggcaaGCCTCAGACTGGGAATAATATTTCTAGCatatgtctgataaaggactcATATCTAAGTTACATAAAAAACTCCAAAAAATGATTTATATATGCAGTTCTAATAATCATAGGAACCCTTAAGCTCTACATAGAATGAGATATTAGCAGAGTTCACATGAAACATTGAATCCCATGCATTTTATCATCTCTCAGAGGTCTTTGAGGCATCTGTGTAATACCTCTATGGTTGAAAGCAAATGCTCAGATGTTGACATTTAAAGTAGCATTATAAATAAGAGAACAACGTTTTTACttgatttgattctttttttcctcccttaggAAGTCTTTCTGAGGAATCTCACTGTCAAAAGGAAAGTTCTGCCTACATCTAAGGATGCTCTCCAGCTGCCACAACGATTTAAGTTGTCCAAAGTTTACCAAAAGCAACGGTTTACCCTTGTTGCTGGCTGATAGGTGGGCTAAGAAAAAGAGGTTTAGTGATTTGTTCAAGGCTCCATTTGAATTGTTATAGATGTAGGACTATTCCAGTTTTCTGAACAAGTTTAACAAACCTCTACTTGTTCCCCTGAACAGCAAGATGATAAAAACATAAATACTTCAGGATCTCAGATCTCAATGAATATATGTTCTCTTGACTCCCAATAAGTTGTTTTATCTGCCTGATAGGGCAATCTAGtgaaaaggaaacacacacacacacacgcacacgcacacacacacaaaggggaGGTAACTCTAAATACAGTGGGAGAATAACATCATTTCTGATGAAAACATAATGGCAACAGTCTTCTGCAATTTACATCATGCCTTATCTTACACAGAGTGGTTGATCCAATAAGCACTCTACAATGTTCTCCCTCTGAACACCCAGATTTCTAGCACGGAGGGGCCAGTTTATCTACCATCTCTTTTTGGGACCCTGGTTCTTAACCACTTTTGCATCATTCTTACAATGCCTTGCTCATTAAATATTACCTGAATTAATTTCATTGTCTTAATTTACCATTCTTCTCACAAGTagtacatttcaattaaaaatctctgctgctttgtctttttgttccGATAATATAATTATATCCAAACTTGATTTAATTAGATTTTTGTGGGTTGATCTGGTAGCTTAGCACTATAGCATTGCTTTGCTAAAAAAGTATACTCCTAAAATATGAAAACTCATTTATAAACAACTTTGAAGCATAAATAATTAATAAGTTGGAagcttatgaaaaaataaaatacgatGCTTATGGTTATTCTAAGTCAACTGATATCACCAGCATTTTGTACTCCCCTGTTAACTGTGGtatgaatgtttgtgtgtgtgtgtgtgtgtgtgtgtgtgtgtgtgtgtgtttggtccATCCTTCTATCCTCCCACATGcctaaataataatgataatataaccATATAGACTTAGTCTATGGATGTGttccttaacatttaaaaaacatgctacgcttgtatacagaaaaatatataaagatggtATGCGGTCTCTGGGTTCTCTATTATTAATTGATGCATCACTTAATTCACTATTCCTTTTAGGGCATTTTAGTTACTCATTAAGTAATACATTTTGGGAAAATTCTAAGTATCtgaatattctatttaaaaaaagaagcatcacACTGAATTAATAGAAAGCAATGATTTGATTAGAAATGTTAAGTTCTATACTTTccaaattatgtaaataataaactAAGCATGTGGCATTCTATAgtgaacaaaagaggaaattaatttctacttttaaattagcctttttatttatatcattaagATGCAAATATGAACAAAGAGGGAACAAAGAGGAGGAACAAAGTGTATTCACTGAGGGAACAAAGAGGGGGGATTAGAAATTTCAATTCTCTTCACATAGTTCCTGACTCTGCTAGTACTTTCAAATAATCAGAGCATCATGGAGCTTAAATGGGCTTTAGAGATCATCTTGTCTAGCACCCTCATTTTGCAAATTTTTGAATCTCAGAGGGGTGCCAATTCTCTAAACAAATATATTCTAGCAAAGGAGATATCTTGATTATATGTTTATACGATGGttgtttaaaattctaattagtgtattaaagtaattattaaagaGAAGTCTGTAAAATATTCCTCTCACAGTTCGGAAGAATCACAATAGAGCATTTCTCCCTCATGTGAattgtatttaagaaaaaaaaatacaaatggtatGGTTTTTCCCATGATCAGTTATAAAATCCATTAATTCATGCTGACATTTAAGTGGTTcgtttgaaaaatgaaaatcagttaCCCAAATAGAGTATatcaaaaataacattaaatgttttacagtttaaaTTCTGTTAACTTGCAAACTCAGTAATTTCTGTCAAGTCTTATATGAGAAGAGTTAATTATACAAGCTAATAGGgcaaatttatttctcttaaatgcaaaagatgaatttataaaaattttagaatcctATAGCTCTTGGAGGGTATATTCAAGAACATCTCCATTCAGTAATGAAAACTCTAAATCCATCactgaaacatgaaaattatatatattttaagaactcAGTTGAAGAGGGACTGTATAACTTCCCTCTGTAATTCATTCCAAGGTTTGAAAATCCTATTGtcaggattttcttcttcttatctAACCTACGTCACTCACGCTTCAGTTAAGTCCAttacttcttgttttttttctcagtatAAATTGAGAACTGCTGAGATAGAGCTGATTTACAGATTGAAACAGGTTGAATTGTTTCCTGATTACTatctcttagaagagaacattcTAAAAACAGCAATTTGGGTAACTTAAATAGAGTTAAATATACTGAattaccaaaaacaaataaatttcacTGAAATAATCTGTAAAATTCTTGAGAAGTAGTAGAAGTGGTGGTAAATTTACTTTTAGGTGGTTTCATACGGCCAATGTCTTAGGTAAACAGAGGTAAATGCTCTGATTACATTAAgaacaacagaaacagaaaaatgtgttGGCATATATTCAGAAATTTCAGAATATGTAGAACTCTACTATATAGAGAGttctatatattttgaatttttttatttttaaaatgacataatgtacaacatggggaatatagtcaatattttataataactataaatggagtacaacctttaaaaactgtgattcACTGTACTGTACACCAGCAATgtatacaatattgtaaatcagctatacttcaataaaaaaatgcatttcaaatttctttgatttatctgagcttattttttttttttttttttttttttttaagcgctgtggcattttttttttaattaattaatttatttatttatttttgactgtgttgggtcttcgtttctgtgcgagggctttctctagttgcggcaagtgggggccactcttcatcgcggtgcgcgggcctctcactatcgcggcctctcttgttgcggagcacaggctccagacgcgcaggctcagcaattgtggctcacgggcctagttgctccgcggcatgtgggatcttcccagaccagggctcgaacccgtgtcccctgccccggcaggcagattctcaaccactgcgccaccagggaagccccctgagctTATTCTTAAATGAATATTACAGTTCCTGTTTTAGTTGATGAAACTTCATCACCAAGTGATTACAAAAACttagagaagatggcagaagcaCGGCTTGAAATGGAAACTTGTGTACTGAATTCTTGGGTATTTTTCAAACCAAGTTCACATACCTGACATTATTAGCACTCTATGGTTTGATCAGTAGTTCTATGCCTATGATTTTCAATCCTTTCAAGGTTAGAGAAACTATGAGAAATCCTTCTCTTTGGAAGAAATCCCATAGATGGACCCAGAGATCTGTCTTTGAGAGAAATGATACTTTATACTCTGCATAAATCTAGAGATTCCTGTAGTACCTGCAGTTGACCTGAATCTATGTACAACCACAGAGAAAAATTAACCAGGTCACACCAAACTTGGAACATTttatccataaaaaagaaagcagaacttcaacagaaaagaaaagtaatttaagAGATTACAATTCAGACAACCTGGGTTAATTAGGGTGCCGACATTCCACATCCGTTGTACTTGACATGACTTTGCAGGTtcagtgctgaaaaaaaaaaaacaaaaattttttggCTTCTACCACTGCCCTACTTGAAACTGTAAGACTTAGAgatttttctctgtaaattttttcttactttcacaCTTTTCCAGCTACCACATCAGtatattttatgtaatcaaaacagtatattttcaacttctcttttagagaattttgttgaactttaaaataagccatgtgaagagagagagagagggagaaaacaaaatttgtacagaaatatcaaatacCCAGACAAGAAACTTCCACAAGATAGAAATGTTCCAAATCCTGTAAAgggtaaaaacaaacaactaaaaatgcTTAAATtcagaaatagttttttttaacatctttattggagtagaattgctttacaatggtgtgttagtttctgctgtataacaaagtgaatcagctatacatatacatatatctccatatctcttccttcttgcgacTCCCTCctaccctcgctatcccacccctctaggtggtcacaaagcaccaagctgatctccctgtgctatgcagttgcttcccactaagctatctattttacatttggtactgtatatatgtccctgccactctctcacttcatcgcagcttacccttccccctccccgtgtcctcaagtccattctctacatctgagtctttattcctgtcctacctctaggttcttcagaaccatttattttattttattttatttttagattccatatatatgtgttagcatacggtatttgtttttctctttctgacttacttcattctgtatgacagactctaggcccagccacctcactacaaataactcaatttcgtttctttttatggctgagttatattccattgtatatatgtgccacaccttccttatccattcaactgtcgatggacacttaggttgcttccatgtcctggctattgtaaacagagctgcaatgaacattgtagtacatgactcttttcaaattatggttttctcggggtatatgcccagtagtgggattgctgggtcatatggtagttctagttttagatttttaaggaacctccatactgttctccatagtggctgtatcaatttacattcccaccaacagtgcaagagggttcccttttctccacaccctctccagcatttattgtttgtagatttttgatgatggccattctgattggcgtgaggtgatacctgattttagctttgatttgcatttctctaatgattagtgatgttgagcatcctttcaagtgtttgttggcaatctgtatatcttctttggagaaatgtctatttaggtcttctgcccatttttggattgggttgtttgtttttttgatattgagctgcataagctgcttgtaaattttggagtttaatcctttgtcagttgcttcgtttgcaaatattttctcccattctgagagctgtcttttcatcttgtttatggtttcctttgctgtgcaaaagcttttaactttcattaggtcccatttgtttattttttgtttttatttccatttctctaggaggtgggtcaaaaaggatcttgctgtgatttatgtcatagagtgttctgactatgttttcctctaagagttttagagtgtctggtcttacatttaagtccttaatccattttgagtttatttttgtgtatggtgttagggagtgttctaatttcattcttttacatgtagctgtccagttttcccagcaccacttactgaagaggctgtcttttctccattgtatattcttgcctcctttatcaaaaataaggtaactATATGTggatgggtttatctctaggttttctctcctgttccattgatctatatttctgtgtttgtgccagtactgtactgtcttaattactgcagctttgtagtacagtctgaagtctgggagcctgattcctccagctctgttaaactcagaaatatttttaaaacctacacAAACTCCATAATctgaaattaagattttttttctaaaatatggaTTATACCTGAGGTACTAGTTAGTTAAAGGTCCAGGTTTCTGAGCATCAGCCTTGACTTACTAAATCAAAATCTCCAAAGGTGAGTCttggatatttgcatttttaacgtTTCCTATGTGATTACCCAAGCCACTAAAAATTGTAAGTACCCCTGTGGAGTTTCAcagatatgaaaacaaacaaacaaaacaaaacctcttccAAAAGGAAAGCTGACATGATGCCAAAGTCTAAGTCCCTTTAGACTGATTAGCTTGGTTGAAACAGAGGATCCCTTCATCTGGCCAGAAAGCCATCTCATTAATGCTATAGGAGCAAGATAAAGCAAGTAATAGTCAGTAAAAGCAATCACTCCAATGCAGAAGTTTCCTTGAGGACAGAAACACTGTGGTTCACAGTTGTGTCCTCAGCACAGAGTAGGcacaaaaatatttgtcaaatgaatgggTGAACATAATCAGAAAGTTTGCCCTCACAGTCAAAGGGCGATCTAATGCCTTATTCAATGCACAGCAGTCTTGTTCAGAATGTATGACCAGCTACAATACCTTGAATAACCCAGCTCTTAAGTATGCTGAAGGCAATGGTGTGTAGGGGAGACTAATGGAAAATTACCAGCCAAGAGTAAAAGCAAGCTGTGTTCTTGACCTTCTCCGTGCTTTTCCTTTTTACTATGCAATTGGCACTATTATTGTTTTCATCACTGCTGCTTGTGGTATTCTTTGTGAGCAATTTATTGACATACTATTCTTCTTTCTGCATCTTTCTATTGTATTTCTTCCCTTTAAACTTTCAGTAAATTTTTTCAGgtgaaactttattttattgcaaaAATGGTAAGGAGATACTTAAAATGCTGAGAAAGTTTAAATTTTACCTGCATATCTTAATGCACTGATTTCAAAGCATTAAATTTTTGGCATAGATTGAGTGCTAGTAAAGGGAAAAATCAGTACCTAGAGAACAAGTGAAACACTCTAGCAAAGGCTGGTAATATTTGGTGGACTAAAGCAAACAGTGTTGTGAATAAGAATTTCACAGTCTGAAGAATCCATACATATTGAATGATaaaatttgcataaaaatatgtttatgaaataaaaatttcacaatccAACAGTCAGACACAATTAGGGTAAGTCATTTGACCTATTTATTACAATTCTGACCTTCTCAAAACTTGGTAAAATAAAGTTCATGATTACTTagatacaatatttttatttaaaaaatgagaagtcaAAACCTAATGGGTAGTTTTAAAGTGGGACAAATTTTGTAATACCAGAAATGGTACAAAGATTAcctattattatttccaatttaaatttacaaatagcatgcatttaaaatattacctaTTATTTATAAGTAAGACACCATGGAAATCTAGTGTCATAAATACCATTGCAAATGCAATACCTActgttatgtaaataaaatgttgaaataaaaacaaacaaaaatagacattGACCAGACGGAAATATAAATGGAAGAAGAGTATTATAGACAATTTCAAAAGCCCTGAGTTTTTCCAGTCAATTGTTATCAACCCAAAATAGCTGGAGTATAGGGGAGAAGAATTGtggaaagaaaacatataaaataactgCTTTGTTGATGACATGTGAAAGCttgaacccttttttttttttttttttaagtactgatGTTTTATTTGGGTGATGCAAATACAGGGCATTGAGAGTGAGAAAAGGGACTCAACGCAAGAGAATGGGAGGCAATGCCAGGTGATAGCAGGTTGAGTCTGCTTCATGACAAGCTTGGAAGAGGCACAGAAGGTGTGTCCACTGGCTACTTGGGAGGTCTCCCCATTGGGAGAAATGGTGTCTTGCACCAGACCagttcagggaagggagggaagaagagggaatttATTGGCCTGgatttctcccacctcccattAGTCAAATGTTACCCCAGGAGCACTAACTCTTCCACATTCCTGGGTTCCTAGTGGCTACTTGAGGTGCCAGATCCCATGTCTTGTGGGGGCATTCCATCCAAGTCTGGAAATGATGGGAGGAGACAAACTCTGGGCATGAGGTTGGTGAGTGCCGGACAGAATCTGATTTTGTACATAAGATGTGTTCACAACAGTCcaatactgtttttcttttaccaGAAGAGGGAACCTGGCATAATGATCAAAGACCCTTcccaaagtcacatggctagtaagtggTAAATTCAGGATTTGAACATAGTCTGTCTCTGGAAACTGTCAAAGACCAAGATAAGGAACTTTGATTTTATGTAGCAGGCAAAGGAGAGTCGCTAAAGGGTTTCAAGCTGGGAGTGATGTAAGATAAAGAGCTTTTTATAAAGCTCACAATCGCTACTTTGCTCCACCTTGCCATGTGGCTGAACTTGGCACAAAAGTAGGTGGCCCCAGAGATGTGAGGACATCCAAGACAGTTTTTGAGGGGCCCTGACTAGGTCCAGAGCTCATATGGGCTTCCACACTGTCTCATAATCTTTCTGTCTTCATCTAAACCTACACCTACCAAAGAGACTAGCTGGTCAGACGCAGGCAGGATCTGGGCAGAGAAGCCAAAATGAGGGGAAGAGCAGATTGACCTAAAGaccaggagcaggaggaggaccAGCCATATGTCCACTGTCAGCCAGCGGGTCTGGGGATGTTGGCACCCGCATATGAGTCCTTTGGTGTTGCCTGAGATAGTCAGATCTCATGAACTGTCGGCCGCACTGGTCACATTTATGTGGTCGGTATTTGGTGTGTATCCGAGTATGTCTTCTAAGTTCATCAGAACGGAAGAAGGACCAACTACAGGCTTCCCACATGCATTTATAGGGCCTTTCACCTGTGTGTTTGCGTTGGTGACTCACGAGGTGGGAGCGCTTAGTATAAGCTTTTTCACAGTTCTCATAGTCGCAGCGGTAAGGCCTTGAAACTGGGGATCTCCTCCTAGGAGCCCTTTCCTGGGCCCCGGAGTACTGCTCCGCTCTCCGTGGAGCAGGTAAGGGCTGCTTAGGTAGGAAGGGGTCTTCCTGGGAGACTGGCTGGCTCACAAAAGAGCCTGGGATTCCAAAGCCAGCAATAATGGTGACCCAGCTGGGGGCATCCCATAGTTGTGGGGGTTTCTAGGAGGCACCATCTGATCCAAAGAGCGGAGCATTGCCAGGCCTCAGTGGAAGGCATGGTTGGATCCAATAATGTTTTAGGTGTTAAAGGGCCTCCATTAGAAGTTACTGTTGGGAGGTCAGAATAAGGCATTGTTCGCATTCTGACATGGGACATCATTGGGATTCCACTGTCAGGTGAGACTGGCGGCCCATTGGGGGACATCCTTAGATTCCCTCCAAAGGTCGTGGCCATCCCTGGAATACTGGGCTCTCCTAAGGGCATCGCCTGGGGCCCCTTGAACATCATCATTCCTGTCTGGGAAGGAGACATTCCCTCAGTGTAAATCATCTGGGAAGGAGTGAAAGTCACTTGGGGGCAGTAGTTCACACCGTGGTCAGGCAGCAACATACTGAAGTGTGGCCCCATTTCACTGGCGTTCTGCCTGGGTGCCTCAGCAGAGACCAAGGAGATCGTCTCCAGCTCTATGCACTGAGGGACGTGTTGAATGCCTGATGGGCCATGGTTCCAAGAGGTGTGCACTCCACTGCTTCCGGGAGATGAAGACACATCCAAGATGGACGTTGACTTCTCAGTATCCTCTGTGAACTGGTGCAGAGCCCCATGCCACTGGCTTCGGTCCTCGGCTCCCTGCTCCATCTCAACCTGGGATCGGTTGCACATCGAGCCTGCGTGAGGGTCCAGGCCCACACCTGAACAGCTTGAACCCTTTTTACTATCCACTTTGTTTCAAACCTGAATTCTCCATTATCCCACCAGCATGAACCTTTCCAAGTCCGGGCATACCTGCCAGCAAACTGTCCTACTCATTTCTTTCACgtgtgaaagaaaataatgtaactCTTTTGAATTAATAACTCTTTTCTCATGAATATCTCTGCTGAGAAACCAAGATTATTTCTAATGCCTAGGGGTAAAACAACACCATCGATGAAACTTAACTCCAGTTAGTTAT
This window of the Balaenoptera musculus isolate JJ_BM4_2016_0621 chromosome 17, mBalMus1.pri.v3, whole genome shotgun sequence genome carries:
- the LOC118883281 gene encoding LOW QUALITY PROTEIN: Krueppel-like factor 17 (The sequence of the model RefSeq protein was modified relative to this genomic sequence to represent the inferred CDS: inserted 2 bases in 2 codons), whose protein sequence is MEQGAEDRSQWHGALHQFTEDTEKSTSILDVSSSPGSSGVHTSWNHGPSGIQHVPQCIELETISLVSAEAPRQNASEMGPHFSMLLPDHGVNYCPQVTFTPSQMIYTEGMSPSQTGMMMFKGPQAMPLGEPSIPGMATTFGGNLRMSPNGPPVSPDSGIPMMSHVRMRTMPYSDLPTVTSNGGPLTPKTLLDPTMPSTEAXAMLRSLDQMVPPRNPHNYGMPPAGSPLLLALESXGSFVSQPVSQEDPFLPKQPLPAPRRAEQYSGAQERAPRRRSPVSRPYRCDYENCEKAYTKRSHLVSHQRKHTGERPYKCMWEACSWSFFRSDELRRHTRIHTKYRPHKCDQCGRQFMRSDYLRQHQRTHMRVPTSPDPLADSGHMAGPPPAPGL